One window from the genome of Salvia miltiorrhiza cultivar Shanhuang (shh) chromosome 7, IMPLAD_Smil_shh, whole genome shotgun sequence encodes:
- the LOC130995286 gene encoding hydroxyproline O-galactosyltransferase HPGT3-like isoform X2 has protein sequence MQWYEPEWWKFGDQKSYFRHAAGSIFILSKNLAKYIHINSASLKVYAHEDVSVGSWMMGLRATYIDDSRMCCSYSSQDKICSLS, from the exons ATGCAATGGTATGAGCCTGAATGGTGGAAATTTGGTGATCAGAAATC GTATTTCCGTCATGCAGCCGGTTCTATCTTCATACTCTCAAAAAATTTAGCTAAGTACATACATATCAATAG TGCATCCTTGAAGGTTTATGCTCACGAGGATGTATCCGTGGGGTCATGGATGATGGGTCTTCGCGCAACCTATATAGATGACAGCCGTATGTGCTGTAGTTACTCAAGCCAAG ACAAGATCTGCTCGTTGTCTTGA
- the LOC130995285 gene encoding disease resistance protein RPP13-like, with protein sequence MDAIIGKANELRVREDQPPTHSTPQYTQTGEETAMVGFRDELIQLLHELTGQRSNLHTISIVGMGGMGKTTLAKNIYAHQLIIERFDIRAWATVSQQYNAKQILEQLLSGLGKSSDKSVDELGEQLHKTLFGRRYLIILDDIWSVEAWDEVRRFFPDNGNGSRILLPTRLSDVANDCGSSCFSKNLLDENESWELFCKKAFQNEDCPSELEEVGKEIVRLCKGLALSIVVIGGSLLKSPRTVGYWKSVAKDIESSPNSKEKEESLDMYCFQVITTCLLV encoded by the coding sequence ATGGATGCTATCATCGGAAAGGCCAATGAgttgagagtgagagaggacCAACCTCCCACGCATTCAACACCTCAGTATACTCAGACCGGAGAAGAAACTGCTATGGTGGGGTTTCGTGATGAGTTGATTCAGCTTCTTCACGAGCTCACCGGTCAACGATCCAATCTGCATACCATCTCAATCGTGGGTATGGGCGGCATGGGTAAGACTACTCTTGCCAAAAATATTTATGCTCATCAACTCATCATCGAACGCTTTGATATTCGTGCTTGGGCTACCGTATCACAACAATATAATGCTAAACAAATTCTTGAGCAACTTCTTTCTGGCCTAGGAAAATCCTCCGATAAAAGTGTAGATGAATTAGGAGAACAGCTGCATAAAACTTTATTTGGTAGGAGATATTTGATCATATTAGATGACATATGGAGTGTTGAAGCTTGGGATGAAGTGAGGCGTTTCTTTCCCGATAACGGAAATGGAAGCCGGATTCTTCTACCTACTAGGTTGTCAGATGTGGCTAACGATTGTGGCTCTTCTTGTTTTTCAAAGAATCTTCTAGATGAGAATGAAAGTTGGGAATTATTCTGTAAGAAGGCATTCCAAAATGAAGATTGCCCAAGTGAACTTGAGGAGGTTGGAAAGGAGATTGTTAGATTATGCAAAGGACTAGCATTGTCCATTGTTGTGATTGGTGGGAGTCTTCTAAAGTCTCCTAGGACAGTAGGATATTGGAAGAGTGTTGCCAAAGATATAGAATCAAGTCCCAATtcaaaagagaaagaagaaagcTTAGATATGTATTGTTTTCAAGTCATAACCACTTGCCTCCTCGTTTAA
- the LOC130994548 gene encoding putative late blight resistance protein homolog R1B-16 yields the protein MAAYAALASLLNTIQQMMTHPTLSTSFHNINQIQSLQEKADLLLDFIETFNYGGVSEEAQDLESLITSAAHTAQDMIESHIANQLLPLSADDREAALSFSLYLQKKRAIEEKNAAAVVDVDQVHGGSNQAIDHVAGDGCLEYLRQIIEDMDAIIGKANELMEKQRVREDQPPTHSTPQYTQTGEETAMVGLRDELIQLLDELTGQRSNLHTISIVGMGGMGKTTLAKTIYANQLIIEHFHIRALATVSHQYNAKQILQQLLSSQEKSSDKSVDELGEQLYRTLSGRRYLIILDDIWSVEAWNEVKYFFPDNGSGSRILLTTRLSDVANGCGSSCFSKNLLNENESWELFCKKAFQNEDCPSELEEVGNEIVRLCKGLALSIVVIGGSLQKSPRTVGYWKSVAEDIESSPNSKEKQESLDVLFSSYNHLPPHLKPCFLHIGVLKSIDYANLDILSIIQLWVAEGFLKSNGGQVLEEIAEDYLKELVDRNLILVGRRSKNGKMKRCDIHDLLRDLCLKVADQQGWFFHVISQGQGHVVGTECRLVYHTDWWRQTSRPQLARSIMNSKFQKEEFHKHRLLRVLDVYSYGSVEELLNGRVNLRYVAVRELGHLSVLELPSSLSLVWNLHVLIFHIYSLYGCLVVAPIEIWKMRQLRHIQCRRIYLPHPDGQDELLILDNLQTLGRAVNLRLSEDVCNIIPNIKKLDLEYDEDLHGWDDSLIECLCNIDRLHKLESLKLGCVRSCQLNEMLSFPRSLNKLALEFINFEWDDLTMIGSLPILEVLQIEFNWNGSTWSPVDGQFQRLKFLKIYDCNLTSWNADSCHFPILEKLILCRLYQLEEIPWGIGDIPTLKLINLWKCSNSAAISAIKIKEEQLECQGNDDLQIQINVGTDKLECFMAMVETEGLTLNNVQFDTS from the coding sequence ATGGCAGCTTATGCAGCTCTCGCTTCTCTCTTGAATACCATTCAGCAGATGATGACCCATCCTaccctttccacttctttccaCAACATTAATCAGATCCAATCCCTTCAGGAGAAGGCTGATTTGTTGCTCGATTTCATAGAGACCTTTAATTATGGTGGAGTTAGCGAAGAAGCACAAGATCTCGAAAGCTTAATCACATCTGCTGCTCATACAGCCCAAGATATGATTGAATCTCACATCGCCAATCAACTCCTTCCTCTTTCAGCTGATGATCGGGAAGCAGCTTTGAGTTTCTCCTTGTATCTACAGAAAAAAAGGGCAATCGAAGAGAAAAATGCAGCTGCAGTTGTAGATGTGGATCAAGTTCACGGTGGATCCAACCAAGCAATTGATCATGTGGCTGGAGATGGATGCTTGGAGTATCTGCGACAGATAATTGAAGACATGGATGCTATCATCGGAAAGGCCAATGAATTGATGGAGAaacagagagtgagagaggaccAACCTCCCACGCATTCAACACCTCAGTATACTCAGACCGGAGAAGAAACTGCTATGGTGGGGCTTCGTGATGAGTTGATTCAGCTTCTTGACGAGCTCACCGGTCAACGATCCAATCTGCATACCATCTCAATCGTCGGTATGGGCGGCATGGGTAAGACTACTCTTGCCAAAACTATTTATGCTAAtcaactcatcatcgaacactTTCATATTCGTGCTTTGGCTACCGTATCTCACCAATACAATGCTAAACAAATTCTTCAACAACTACTTTCTAGCCAAGAAAAATCCTCCGATAAAAGTGTAGATGAATTAGGAGAACAATTATATAGAACTTTGTCTGGTAGGAGATATTTGATCATTTTAGACGACATATGGAGTGTCGAAGCTTGGAATGAAGTGAAGTATTTCTTTCCCGATAATGGAAGTGGAAGCCGGATTCTTCTAACTACAAGGTTGTCAGATGTGGCTAACGGTTGTGGCTCTTCTTGTTTTTCAAAGAATCTTCTAAATGAGAATGAAAGTTGGGAATTATTCTGTAAGAAGGCATTCCAAAATGAAGATTGCCCAAGTGAACTTGAGGAGGTTGGAAATGAGATTGTTAGATTATGCAAAGGACTAGCATTGTCCATTGTTGTGATTGGTGGGAGTCTTCAAAAGTCTCCTAGGACAGTAGGATATTGGAAGAGTGTTGCCGAAGATATAGAATCAAGTCCCAATTCAAAAGAGAAGCAAGAAAGCTTAGATGTATTGTTTTCAAGTTATAACCACTTGCCTCCTCATCTAAAGCCTTGCTTTCTTCATATTGGAGTTCTTAAGAGTATTGATTATGCAAACCTCGATATCTTGAGTATCATCCAACTCTGGGTTGCTGAGGGATTTTTGAAATCAAATGGAGGCCAAGTTTTGGAAGAGATTGCAGAGGATTACTTGAAGGAACTTGTTGATAGAAATCTGATATTGGTCGGCAGGCGAAGTAAAAATGGGAAGATGAAACGTTGTGATATTCATGATCTTTTAAGAGACCTATGCTTAAAAGTAGCAGATCAACAAGGGTGGTTTTTTCATGTGATCTCTCAAGGTCAAGGTCATGTAGTAGGCACAGAATGTCGCCTCGTATATCACACTGATTGGTGGAGGCAAACTTCCAGACCCCAACTTGCACGCTCTATCATGAACTCTAAATTTCAGAAGGAGGAGTTTCATAAACATAGATTGCTGAGAGTTTTGGATGTATACAGTTACGGGTCAGTTGAAGAATTATTAAATGGGCGTGTTAACTTGCGCTACGTTGCTGTGAGGGAACTTGGTCACCTGTCTGTGTTGGAGCTTCCTAGTTCATTATCCTTGGTATGGAATCTGCATGTTTTAATCTTTCACATATATTCCTTGTACGGTTGTCTAGTTGTTGCACCTATTGAAATTTGGAAGATGCGACAACTTAGGCATATCCAGTGTCGTCGAATTTATCTTCCTCATCCCGATGGGCAAGATGAGTTGTTAATCTTGGATAATCTTCAGACGCTTGGGAGAGCAGTGAATTTGAGGTTGAGTGAGGATGTGTGCAACATCATTCCCAACATCAAGAAATTGGATCTTGAATATGATGAAGACTTGCATGGATGGGATGATAGTTTGATTGAGTGTTTGTGTAATATTGATCGCTTGCATAAACTTGAATCACTCAAACTGGGATGCGTCAGGTCTTGCCAGCTGAATGAGATGCTCTCGTTTCCCAGATCTCTAAACAAGTTGGCTTTGGAATTCATCAATTTTGAATGGGATGATCTGACAATGATTGGTTCGCTGCCCATACTGGAAGTTCTCCAGATAGAATTTAACTGGAATGGCAGCACGTGGAGTCCTGTTGATGGGCAATTTCAACGCCTCAAGTTCTTGAAAATTTATGACTGTAATCTGACAAGTTGGAATGCAGATAGTTGTCATTTCCCAATTCTGGAGAAGCTTATTCTTTGTCGTCTATATCAGTTGGAAGAGATCCCATGGGGTATTGGTGACATACCAACACTCAAACTTATTAATCTGTGGAAATGTAGTAACTCTGCCGCGATTTCAGCTATCAAAATAAAAGAGGAGCAGCTCGAGTGTCAGGGCAATGATGACCTTCAAATCCAAATTAATGTCGGCACAGATAAACTGGAGTGCTTCATGGCAATGGTGGAAACAGAGGGCCTCACACTTAATAATGTTCAATTTGATACAAGTTAG
- the LOC130995286 gene encoding hydroxyproline O-galactosyltransferase HPGT3-like isoform X1: MQWYEPEWWKFGDQKSYFRHAAGSIFILSKNLAKYIHINSASLKVYAHEDVSVGSWMMGLRATYIDDSRMCCSYSSQEKQRNSWIFS; encoded by the exons ATGCAATGGTATGAGCCTGAATGGTGGAAATTTGGTGATCAGAAATC GTATTTCCGTCATGCAGCCGGTTCTATCTTCATACTCTCAAAAAATTTAGCTAAGTACATACATATCAATAG TGCATCCTTGAAGGTTTATGCTCACGAGGATGTATCCGTGGGGTCATGGATGATGGGTCTTCGCGCAACCTATATAGATGACAGCCGTATGTGCTGTAGTTACTCAAGCCAAG AGAAACAGAGGAACTCATGGATCTTTAGTTAG